In Argiope bruennichi chromosome X1, qqArgBrue1.1, whole genome shotgun sequence, a single window of DNA contains:
- the LOC129958431 gene encoding uncharacterized protein LOC129958431, producing the protein MINVSIDLPNDIELADYKFNIPGKIDVLLGAEIFYELLRPGQIYTGDSRLLLQNTVFGYVASGSVDEEVNNKIHCGLIRDSDLNTTLKTFWELESIGVKDEGITSEEDMNLELFKENICFKNGRYEVGLTWKRDSNELSDNFDLAKRRLSSLMRKMQNDKVLYSEYCKVLKG; encoded by the coding sequence ATGATTAATGTTTCAATTGATTTACCTAACGATATTGAGCTCGCagactacaaatttaatattcctggaaaaattgatgttttattagGCGCGGAAATATTTTATGAGTTGCTTAGGCCAGGTCAAATTTATACAGGAGATTCTCGACTACTTTTGCAAAATACAGTGTTCGGATATGTCGCTAGCGGAAGTGTAGATGAGGAGGTGAATAACAAAATTCACTGTGGTTTAATTCGAGATAGTgatttaaatacaacattaaagACCTTTTGGGAGTTAGAATCAATAGGTGTCAAGGACGAGGGTATTACTAGTGAGGAGGACATGAATTTAGaattgtttaaggaaaatatatgttttaaaaatggtagGTATGAGGTGGGACTCACGTGGAAAAGAGATAGTAATGAGTTGAGCGATAATTTTGATTTAGCAAAAAGACGACTCAGCAGTCTtatgagaaaaatgcaaaatgataagGTGTTGTATTCTGAGTATTGTAAAGTTTTAAAGGGTTAA
- the LOC129958432 gene encoding uncharacterized protein LOC129958432, whose product MEKTFLQISLTPKDKDAVRFLVANSENDVQVYRFNRVLFGVNSSPFLLAATIKTHIEKYKEQYPVTVRTLDSCFYVDDLVAGEDDVSSAFDLSNTAAKIMDDAGMNLRKWISNDCDLMKQWQTKHFDHLNINDFVNQPHRVLGLSWSPQNDYVSLNLKGLLDFLLKRKNTKRFLLMAAGRIFDPMGFVSPFTIRFKILFQEIWQSKTDWDEELLPDVNEKFEQWCSEASFLGKLQIPRYVLECDSENPPECEIHTFSDSSIKAYGAVSYLRLKTPNKICVYLLASKCRVAPLKPLSLPRLELMGALLAARLAKEVSRVLSEKIPATNHFWTDSTIALSWIQGSSSRWKVFVANRVKEIQSLTNKDTWHHCAGKDNPSDLLTRGISADSLLNCEKWWNGPSFLHEENIVPKNDDVILSDDSVSGRTKIV is encoded by the coding sequence ATGGAAAAAACCTTTCTCCAGATTTCTTTGACTCCAAAAGATAAAGACGCAGTTAGGTTTCTTGTGGCTAACAGTGAAAACGATGTTCAAGTGTATAGATTCAATCGAGTTCTTTTTGGTGTGAACTCGTCTCCATTTCTATTGGCCGCAACTATAAAAACCCATATTGAGAAATATAAGGAACAATATCCCGTTACTGTGCGGACACTCGATAGTTGTTTTTACGTGGACGATCTCGTCGCTGGTGAAGACGACGTATCATCAGCATTTGACTTGTCAAACACAGCAGCAAAAATCATGGATGATGCAGGGATGAATTTGCGGAAGTGGATTTCAAATGACTgtgatttaatgaaacaatggcaGACAAAACATTTCGACCATTTAAATATTAACGATTTCGTAAACCAACCACATCGTGTTTTGGGACTTTCGTGGAGTCCTCAAAATGACTATGTTAGTCTTAATTTAAAAGGTCTATTGGACTTCcttctgaaaaggaaaaatactaAACGATTCTTGTTGATGGCCGCAGGCAGAATATTTGATCCAATGGGATTTGTATCCCCCTTCactataagatttaaaatcttatttcaagaaaTCTGGCAAAGTAAAACAGACTGGGACGAAGAGTTACTGCCAGATGTTAATGAGAAGTTTGAACAGTGGTGTTCAGAAGCGTCTTTCTTAGGTAAACTTCAGATTCCTAGATATGTCCTTGAGTGTGATAGTGAGAATCCCCCAGAGTGTGAAATACACACATTTTCCGATTCTAGCATTAAAGCGTATGGAGCTGTGTCATATTTAAGACTGAAAACTCCTAACAAAATTTGTGTGTATCTTTTAGCTTCAAAATGCCGTGTGGCTCCTCTAAAGCCATTATCCCTTCCACGTTTGGAATTAATGGGTGCGTTACTTGCTGCGAGATTGGCAAAAGAAGTATCAAGAGTCCTCAGTGAGAAAATACCAGCAACCAACCACTTTTGGACAGATTCCACTATAGCCTTGAGTTGGATTCAAGGTTCCAGCAGCAGATGGAAAGTCTTTGTCGCCAACCGTGTGAAGGAAATACAATCCTTGACAAACAAAGATACGTGGCACCATTGTGCTGGAAAGGACAATCCATCTGATCTTCTTACGAGAGGCATCAGCGCCGACTCACTGTTGAACTGTGAGAAGTGGTGGAATGGACCGAGTTTCCTACATGAAGAAAACATTGTCCCTAAAAATGATGACGTGATACTTAGTGATGACAGTGTGTCAGGAAGAACTAAAATCGTCTGA